One Candidatus Nitrososphaera evergladensis SR1 genomic window, GGCCTCGATAATAGGAGTCATGGGAGCCACGCTCGGGCTGGTATTTGGGATTGCCACAGGGTCCCTCCTGACAGGCGCATTCAGTTTTGGACCAAGACCAGGCGGCGGCCAGGACATTTCGCCGGTGTATCTGCCAACCGACCTTCTGTACGTGTGGGGTCTGTCGGTAGGGCTGAGCCTTCTGGCCGGCATTTATCCTGCATGGAAGGCATCGCGGCTAGAGCCTATTGTGGCATTGAGGCGGGACTGAGATAATAATGGCTGCGCCCTGACATGCCTCTTTATTGCTTATACACGGGCTTGTCAGATGGCACAAACTTGTCAAGGATTCTCTGCGCGCGCTCTGGCTCGGTGCGCAGCACCTCTCTGATAATTTTTTGCACTTGCTCAAGGGTGTAAAAGTAGTCTCCCTTGCGAAACCAGACATCATCTCCCTTGAGGCCAAATAGCTCGTGCAGTTCCATCGTCTGCAGCTTGAAGATGGATTCTGCAATATTGAATACTTGCTAGTTTTCTCACTTGCGAGAATCGTTACACAAGGTATGTGTGTGTATAGCTAGCTTTATTTGCGCACCCTTGTTTTTCCTAGTCCAAATTCGTCGTGCAGGGCGTTTACTGCGCCCTCGCAGTCGCTGTCGTTTACTACAAAAGCGAGGTTAAGCTCCGACGAGCCCTGCGCTATCATTATGACGTTTATCTTGCGCTTTGCAACTGCGCCAAACACCTTTGCCGCCACCCCTTTTATCCCGCGCATACCAGAGCCTACCACCGCAATTACCGCAACGTCGTCGCTCACGTTCACCTGCTTTATCACCTTGCCAAGCAGGTTCAGTTCAAGCGTGGTAGTCGCCTTGTCAAGGTCGCTCTTGCGCACCACCATTGATATGCTCGATTCCGACGGGCTCTGAGATATCATCATGATGTTCACCCTGTTCTTGGCAAGCGTGTCAAAGATCTTGGCCGCAGTCCCGGGCGCACCCACCATGCCGCCTCCGCTCACGTCGATTAGCGCGGTGTGGCGTATTGCGCTTACCGACTTTACTATCTTTTGCGAGTCGCGGCTAGGGTTTTGCGTGATTACCGTGCCGGGATGCTTGACGTTGAACGTGTTGCGTATGCGTATTGGGATCTTGGTGTCCATGACAGGTTCAAGGGCCCTTGGGTGCATGTACTTGGCTCCAAAGAGCGCCATCTCCATCGCCTCTGCAAACGAGACCTCTTTTAGAACCTGCGCGCCTTTCACTATCTTGGGGTCGGCAGTCATCAGGCCGTCAACGTCGCTCCACAGCCACACCTCGCTTGCGCCAATGCTTGCCGCGACTATGGTTGCGGTATAGTCAGAGCCCCCGCGCCCTATAGTAGTCGTGTTGCCGTGCTGGTCGGCGCCGATAAAGCCGGTTATCACCGGCACCGCTCCGCGCTTTGTTACCGGGCCCAGCCTGTGGCTTACGCGCAGTTTTGTAGTATCCATGAGCGGACGGGCCTCGCCAAAATTGGAATCTGTCACGATGCCGGCCTCCTTGCCGGTGAGGTATTCCGAGTCGACGCCCATGTCTGCAAGTGCGTACGCGACTATGGGTGTGGATAGGCGCTCGCCAAACGACATCAGGTAGTCAAGGGACTTGGGAGTCACCTCGCCCAGAAGGACGATTCCTCCAAGCACGTCTTCAAGCTCGCCGATGGTTTTTTTCATGCTTGCAAGCGCATCCTCCCTCAATTTCTTGTCGGATATTGCGCCGTTTACAATGTCAGTGTGAGTCTTTAACGACTTTTTTACGAAATCCTCGATTGAGGTGCGGTCGCCACGCCTCACGCTGTCTGCTATTGACAAGAGTCCGTCGGTCATGCCCCTGACTGCCGAGACGACGCAAACAACGTCGTTTCCCGCCTTGTGGGATTTTATCAGCTGCGCCACATGCCGGACCTTGTCTGGCGAGTCCACCGCCGTCCCGCCAAACTTCATCACGATTATCATTACAAAGTCAGTCCTGTACACGGGGTGCCAGGTAGAAATGTATGCGGCCGACGTTTGCTATCTTGAACTCTAGCCTGAGGGGCATCTTGCTCGAATATTCTGCAGCGACAGAGCCTCCCATCGCAATGACTGCCTTTGTTATCTTGCTTAGGTAAT contains:
- a CDS encoding aspartate kinase — its product is MYRTDFVMIIVMKFGGTAVDSPDKVRHVAQLIKSHKAGNDVVCVVSAVRGMTDGLLSIADSVRRGDRTSIEDFVKKSLKTHTDIVNGAISDKKLREDALASMKKTIGELEDVLGGIVLLGEVTPKSLDYLMSFGERLSTPIVAYALADMGVDSEYLTGKEAGIVTDSNFGEARPLMDTTKLRVSHRLGPVTKRGAVPVITGFIGADQHGNTTTIGRGGSDYTATIVAASIGASEVWLWSDVDGLMTADPKIVKGAQVLKEVSFAEAMEMALFGAKYMHPRALEPVMDTKIPIRIRNTFNVKHPGTVITQNPSRDSQKIVKSVSAIRHTALIDVSGGGMVGAPGTAAKIFDTLAKNRVNIMMISQSPSESSISMVVRKSDLDKATTTLELNLLGKVIKQVNVSDDVAVIAVVGSGMRGIKGVAAKVFGAVAKRKINVIMIAQGSSELNLAFVVNDSDCEGAVNALHDEFGLGKTRVRK